The proteins below are encoded in one region of Aequorivita iocasae:
- a CDS encoding asparagine synthase-related protein, with amino-acid sequence MDIKTPIIPPHQQFVKVAAPQELDHQAICIFAATGFFLDTDTYWKNKKVLPAASENTLDENGFLIESKPWFQWHYSPRDISFETALEEFTSLFEQIVGEQAKENKVILPLSGGLDSRTQAVALAKLKKPVTAYSYSFKGGYSESAIGREIAKVCGFDFKEFTIESGYLWPKLEDLASINQCYSDFTHPRQMAVLEEFKNMEGVFSLGHWGDVLFNRGAPEGTNEEDLLEIIIKKIVKKGGMELATALWQEWNLEGDFESYLSERITGLLKKIHIKNPSAKLRAFKSLYWAPRWTSVNLSVFEAAHPITVPYYDDRMCKFICTVPEEYLADRKLQIAYIKQQNPALAKITWQDHRPYNLYTFEKNTSPNNLPYRIANKLKRVLRSKMGKPYIQRNWELQFLGMENDEKLQQWLFEENLHPFLSKPLIARFYNNFKAVDAVKYSHPLSMLLTLAVWKRIID; translated from the coding sequence ATGGATATCAAAACCCCAATAATCCCACCCCACCAACAATTCGTAAAGGTAGCTGCTCCCCAAGAGTTGGATCATCAGGCAATTTGCATCTTTGCTGCCACAGGTTTCTTTCTCGATACGGATACCTATTGGAAAAACAAAAAAGTGCTGCCCGCCGCGTCCGAAAATACACTTGATGAAAACGGTTTTTTAATTGAAAGTAAACCGTGGTTCCAATGGCATTATAGCCCACGGGACATAAGCTTTGAAACAGCTTTGGAGGAATTTACCTCGCTTTTTGAACAAATCGTAGGTGAACAAGCAAAGGAAAACAAGGTAATTCTTCCATTATCGGGCGGCTTGGACAGCCGGACACAGGCCGTTGCTCTGGCAAAACTTAAGAAGCCCGTTACAGCGTATAGCTATTCCTTTAAGGGTGGTTATTCAGAAAGTGCAATTGGGAGGGAAATTGCGAAGGTATGTGGCTTTGACTTTAAGGAATTTACAATAGAATCAGGATATTTGTGGCCAAAACTGGAAGATCTGGCCTCCATAAACCAATGTTATTCCGATTTTACCCATCCCCGTCAAATGGCAGTTTTGGAAGAATTCAAAAATATGGAAGGAGTGTTTTCCTTGGGGCATTGGGGCGATGTCTTGTTCAACCGGGGAGCTCCCGAAGGGACAAATGAAGAAGATCTTTTGGAAATTATTATAAAGAAAATTGTAAAAAAAGGAGGGATGGAACTTGCGACCGCCTTATGGCAGGAATGGAATTTGGAAGGCGACTTTGAAAGCTATTTAAGCGAAAGGATTACTGGATTGCTTAAAAAAATTCACATTAAAAACCCAAGTGCTAAACTGCGGGCTTTTAAAAGTCTGTATTGGGCGCCGCGCTGGACCTCAGTCAATCTTTCCGTCTTTGAGGCCGCACACCCAATAACGGTACCCTATTATGACGATAGGATGTGTAAGTTTATTTGTACTGTCCCAGAGGAATATCTGGCAGATAGAAAGCTACAAATAGCTTATATTAAACAACAAAATCCGGCTTTGGCAAAAATTACATGGCAAGATCATAGGCCCTATAATTTATATACATTTGAAAAAAACACCTCTCCAAACAATTTACCATACAGAATAGCGAATAAGTTAAAGCGGGTGCTAAGAAGCAAAATGGGCAAACCGTACATACAGCGCAATTGGGAACTACAATTTTTAGGAATGGAAAATGATGAAAAATTACAGCAATGGCTTTTTGAAGAAAATCTCCACCCTTTTTTATCAAAACCGCTAATTGCACGTTTTTATAATAATTTTAAGGCGGTTGATGCAGTTAAATATTCACATCCTTTGAGTATGTTGCTTACTTTGGCGGTGTGGAAAAGAATTATTGATTAG
- a CDS encoding four helix bundle protein, giving the protein MENSLLKRTRQYAIDVWKFCEKIPKTREYNAYINQLIRCSSSVGANYRVSQRAKSTADFLNKLKIVEEEADETLYFLELLSEINPSLKPEITDLHKEGTEILSIVVASIKTTRRNQKAK; this is encoded by the coding sequence ATGGAAAATTCTTTACTTAAAAGGACACGCCAATATGCAATTGATGTGTGGAAGTTTTGTGAAAAAATTCCAAAGACGAGAGAATATAATGCATATATTAATCAACTTATTAGGTGCTCAAGTTCAGTTGGCGCTAATTATCGTGTATCGCAAAGAGCAAAATCTACCGCGGATTTTTTAAATAAATTAAAAATTGTTGAAGAAGAAGCAGATGAAACTTTATATTTTTTAGAACTTTTATCCGAAATAAATCCAAGTTTGAAACCTGAAATCACAGATTTGCATAAAGAAGGAACAGAGATTTTATCAATTGTAGTGGCATCTATAAAAACAACTCGTAGGAATCAAAAAGCTAAATGA
- a CDS encoding glycosyltransferase family 4 protein, which produces MSKSLKIIIFDGSFKTTPFINRLVKGLVLKHEVFILGFNEKLATPIAGVHYVSLGSNQNKFNFVITTLKLRLLSGNLKNIISAFKKLLKGKKQELQQENLNLVLHKINPDIIHLQWPSVIPWFEEVLMEQKIPVVLSQRGFHSNVRPFVDEANFEYLNKWYPKIAGFHSVSKAIAANGNRIWNAPKKIDHIIYTGLNLDEIPFSKNYNRSNPLKILSIGRAHWIKGYDYALQSCKILLEKGVPFQYTIIGGAGDEELQFLVDNLGLKNYVYLEKQKPQSEVFSLMQETSLLLMPSLEEGIPNVVVEAMAIGLPVISTNCGGVVDLISTEKEGWIVPIREPQAMAEAIEAFVNLPLLKIEEVRLAARKKVEQQHNEEQMVKGMEELYYELRS; this is translated from the coding sequence ATGTCTAAATCTTTAAAAATAATAATCTTCGATGGTAGTTTTAAAACCACCCCATTTATCAATCGTCTGGTAAAGGGACTGGTTTTAAAGCATGAGGTTTTTATTTTGGGGTTCAACGAAAAACTGGCAACGCCCATTGCTGGGGTACACTATGTCTCCTTGGGAAGTAACCAAAACAAATTCAATTTTGTAATTACAACTTTAAAGTTGCGGTTGCTTTCTGGAAATTTGAAGAATATCATTTCCGCTTTTAAGAAACTATTGAAAGGGAAAAAACAAGAATTGCAACAAGAGAATCTAAACCTAGTACTACATAAAATAAATCCTGATATTATTCATTTACAATGGCCCTCCGTAATTCCGTGGTTTGAAGAAGTTCTTATGGAACAAAAAATACCGGTTGTTTTGAGCCAACGCGGATTTCATAGCAACGTCCGTCCTTTTGTTGATGAAGCAAATTTTGAATATTTAAATAAATGGTATCCCAAAATAGCTGGCTTTCATTCCGTTTCCAAAGCCATTGCAGCCAATGGCAATAGAATTTGGAACGCTCCAAAGAAGATAGATCATATCATTTACACAGGACTCAATTTGGATGAAATTCCATTTTCAAAAAACTATAATCGTTCCAATCCATTAAAAATACTCTCTATTGGTAGGGCGCATTGGATTAAGGGCTATGATTATGCCTTACAGAGCTGTAAAATTTTGCTGGAGAAAGGTGTTCCATTCCAATATACCATTATTGGCGGTGCAGGCGATGAGGAGCTACAGTTTTTAGTGGACAATCTTGGGTTAAAGAATTATGTGTACTTGGAAAAACAAAAGCCGCAATCGGAAGTATTCAGCCTAATGCAGGAAACTTCGCTGCTTTTGATGCCCAGTTTGGAAGAGGGTATCCCGAATGTGGTGGTGGAGGCTATGGCTATTGGCTTGCCGGTTATTAGTACCAATTGTGGAGGGGTAGTGGATTTGATTTCAACAGAAAAAGAAGGATGGATTGTTCCCATCCGCGAACCACAGGCTATGGCAGAAGCAATTGAAGCTTTTGTAAATCTACCATTACTAAAGATTGAAGAAGTACGATTGGCTGCTCGGAAGAAAGTGGAACAACAGCATAATGAGGAACAAATGGTTAAAGGGATGGAGGAGTTGTATTATGAATTACGAAGTTAA
- a CDS encoding glycosyltransferase family 4 protein translates to MNKFLIHHRSQHHASNSGYGRLMDYLDAEVIYGSTKFPYRLAKIFAGFQTQAKGNYTTGSTLKAIELYKQLKENKGQNNVVHFLNGERDIRHLGFFKRSFPNTRFCASFHKPPEILKQTIPNPAALQKLDAAIAVGINQVDFLKDWLQIDDIAYIPHGVDTQFFVPDIYNKKRNTLLFVGQHLRDFETFNKTVPTLAEKVKDLKVNVVIHPAYKDKILPHSCVNILTGVKDEQLRLLYQEASLLYLPMLDSTACNSLLEAMACGLPIITSKVGGNEIYLKDTSNVLCESGNVGKFIDETVALLQVESRLEAIGKTSRKKALELEWSNIAKDVQGFYKKLN, encoded by the coding sequence TTGAATAAATTTTTGATCCATCATCGCTCTCAACATCACGCTAGTAATTCTGGCTATGGCAGATTGATGGATTATTTGGACGCTGAGGTTATTTACGGCTCTACCAAATTTCCATATCGCCTTGCTAAAATTTTTGCGGGATTTCAAACTCAAGCCAAGGGCAATTATACTACGGGAAGTACCTTAAAAGCGATTGAACTGTACAAACAACTTAAAGAAAACAAAGGACAAAATAACGTAGTCCACTTTTTAAATGGAGAAAGGGATATACGTCATTTAGGGTTTTTTAAAAGAAGCTTTCCCAACACAAGGTTTTGTGCCTCCTTTCACAAACCGCCAGAGATCTTAAAGCAAACCATCCCCAATCCGGCAGCTTTACAAAAATTGGATGCTGCCATTGCCGTAGGTATAAATCAAGTGGATTTTTTAAAGGATTGGTTGCAGATTGATGATATAGCGTATATACCACACGGAGTAGATACACAATTTTTTGTCCCGGATATTTATAATAAGAAAAGGAATACCTTATTATTCGTGGGGCAGCATTTGCGTGATTTTGAGACTTTTAATAAAACGGTTCCAACGCTTGCCGAGAAAGTAAAGGATTTAAAAGTAAATGTAGTTATACATCCGGCTTATAAAGATAAAATACTTCCCCATAGCTGTGTAAATATTTTGACGGGTGTAAAAGATGAACAGTTGCGCCTGCTTTACCAAGAGGCATCATTGCTATACTTACCTATGTTGGATAGTACTGCCTGTAATTCCCTATTGGAAGCCATGGCTTGCGGTCTTCCCATTATTACCAGTAAGGTAGGAGGGAATGAAATCTATTTGAAGGACACTTCAAATGTTTTATGTGAAAGTGGAAATGTTGGGAAATTTATTGATGAAACTGTAGCATTATTACAAGTTGAGTCACGTTTGGAAGCAATAGGTAAGACTTCCCGAAAAAAAGCGTTAGAGCTCGAATGGTCAAATATAGCAAAGGATGTGCAAGGGTTTTATAAAAAACTAAATTGA
- a CDS encoding glycosyltransferase: protein MKTKKTNSVKEVKWFVPLELNHSSYIYTSIIEYCRLEKINFKIASKNLNYKGRVSIENDIEKSSNHVNTKINWVQIKFYNGAKKNIAFDLNDNPNHFGAYALKNADIYYKRCFQESIIKFLSTEHISKIKPMGLPFMVRPNKLRNKNKLKFLFYKFKAYEIFKFDSLLFKRGKLYKTKAVLNFKGFLNTRKISDFKNFESIVSENIFYQKRLFDDTVTQDTKKVNQQRVSVIKVLKSNFPNHFYGGLQRNKLSELEYPELISNVAGDQHSFLKAMKKCGICIYTKGLMDSPGWTLPEYLSQGKCIVAEKLTNEIPYPLINEVHLVYFSNEEELIEICKELLADNKKRDFLGNNARQYYEKYITPSIFFYNLLNTDFE from the coding sequence GTGAAAACTAAGAAAACCAATTCTGTTAAGGAAGTAAAATGGTTTGTTCCTCTTGAACTTAACCACTCAAGTTATATTTATACTTCTATTATAGAATATTGTAGATTAGAAAAAATAAACTTCAAAATAGCCTCTAAAAACTTAAATTATAAAGGTAGGGTCTCCATTGAGAATGATATTGAAAAATCATCTAACCACGTTAATACAAAAATTAATTGGGTACAGATTAAGTTTTATAATGGAGCAAAAAAAAATATTGCTTTTGATTTGAATGACAACCCCAATCATTTTGGAGCGTATGCACTAAAAAATGCAGATATTTATTATAAGAGGTGTTTTCAAGAATCTATAATAAAATTTCTTTCTACTGAACATATCTCTAAAATAAAACCAATGGGTTTGCCCTTTATGGTAAGACCCAATAAACTTAGAAATAAAAATAAATTGAAGTTCTTATTCTATAAGTTTAAGGCCTATGAAATTTTCAAATTTGATAGTTTACTTTTTAAAAGGGGGAAGCTTTATAAAACAAAGGCAGTTCTTAATTTCAAGGGTTTTTTGAATACTCGAAAAATATCGGATTTTAAAAATTTTGAATCTATTGTCTCTGAAAATATTTTTTATCAAAAACGTTTATTTGATGATACAGTTACTCAAGATACCAAAAAAGTAAACCAACAAAGGGTGAGTGTTATCAAAGTATTGAAGAGTAACTTTCCAAATCACTTTTATGGCGGTCTTCAAAGAAATAAATTGTCAGAGCTTGAATATCCAGAATTAATATCAAATGTGGCAGGAGATCAACATTCTTTTTTAAAAGCAATGAAAAAATGTGGCATATGCATTTATACTAAAGGATTGATGGATTCCCCGGGGTGGACCTTACCAGAATATTTATCTCAAGGAAAATGTATTGTAGCTGAAAAATTGACCAATGAAATACCCTATCCATTAATTAATGAAGTGCATTTGGTTTACTTTTCAAATGAGGAAGAACTTATTGAGATTTGTAAAGAGTTACTTGCTGATAATAAGAAAAGAGATTTTTTAGGAAATAACGCACGTCAGTATTACGAAAAATATATTACGCCTTCAATTTTTTTCTATAACCTTTTAAATACTGATTTTGAATAA
- a CDS encoding glycosyltransferase gives MKPKKISILHPFSAKAVGLSEQDLFYSHSKPHEKALLKLQGEGYEVTMDYFTGSVFPFSKKINGMTKRFWPISKPVLKKRHAWRKQHSFFHYWNAFFNTPDLTIINMSGHGSAYCFKLADMLVKKQKPYVTMLGGIHISDDLTAKKYYQKAHHLIVHTEIQKRALLQNSVFKDLNIRVMPLGIDTAVFIPKEKPSSTIELLFVGRISRLKQIELCLNALHYLLEKQDKPVNLTIVGPISDETYFSELKQLAIKLQIVEHLKFIGSVEQVKLIPYYQKANLLLLPSTHESFGMVMVEAMACGTPVAAIKGSGGPDEIVENGVNGILTTKDTYAAKVLDFVQSEALAFRLSENARLVVEQKWSLSQTENALSNSINMISKSEN, from the coding sequence ATGAAACCTAAAAAAATCTCCATACTTCATCCCTTCTCTGCGAAAGCCGTAGGTTTAAGTGAACAAGATCTTTTTTATTCACATAGTAAGCCTCATGAAAAGGCATTGCTAAAGTTGCAGGGAGAAGGCTACGAAGTTACCATGGATTACTTTACAGGGAGTGTTTTTCCTTTTTCCAAAAAAATAAATGGAATGACCAAAAGGTTTTGGCCTATATCCAAACCTGTTCTCAAAAAACGCCACGCTTGGCGCAAGCAGCATTCCTTTTTTCATTATTGGAACGCTTTTTTTAACACCCCTGATTTAACCATCATCAATATGTCTGGCCATGGCAGTGCCTATTGCTTTAAGCTAGCAGACATGTTAGTAAAGAAACAAAAACCATATGTGACTATGTTGGGAGGAATTCACATTTCTGATGACCTTACGGCCAAAAAATACTATCAAAAAGCACATCATTTAATAGTTCACACAGAAATCCAAAAGAGAGCATTGTTACAAAACAGTGTTTTTAAAGACCTAAATATTCGTGTAATGCCCTTGGGGATTGATACTGCTGTTTTTATTCCAAAAGAAAAGCCATCCAGTACTATTGAGTTGCTTTTTGTAGGCCGCATATCGCGCTTGAAACAAATAGAGCTTTGTCTAAATGCACTACACTATCTTTTAGAGAAGCAAGATAAGCCTGTGAATCTGACTATTGTGGGACCTATAAGTGATGAAACTTATTTTTCTGAATTAAAACAATTGGCAATTAAATTGCAAATTGTAGAACACTTAAAGTTCATAGGAAGTGTTGAACAGGTAAAATTAATTCCTTATTACCAAAAAGCCAATCTTTTATTATTGCCCAGTACTCATGAGTCCTTTGGGATGGTAATGGTAGAGGCAATGGCCTGTGGGACTCCCGTGGCAGCCATTAAAGGGTCGGGAGGCCCAGATGAGATTGTTGAGAATGGAGTTAATGGTATATTAACCACTAAAGATACGTATGCAGCTAAGGTCTTGGATTTTGTACAGTCGGAAGCACTTGCTTTTCGCTTAAGCGAAAATGCAAGGTTGGTAGTGGAACAAAAATGGAGCCTTTCCCAAACGGAAAATGCTTTAAGTAATTCTATAAATATGATATCTAAAAGTGAAAACTAA
- a CDS encoding sulfotransferase family 2 domain-containing protein, which yields MIFFLHIPKTAGTTFYDVVKNNHVQLLKPKIDESPVNYLNTNLVYNNTAIRLPGGYNSAPQTLRIIEKLSSGVLKKIAFIGGHVGYGFHENYSEEIQYISFVRHPRERLFSDYKEHCKKGRYFYEDLRENNFEFNAYLKQVKKDGLDNILTRQLAGPFDFFLNERRPTDKALLERAKENCNSILFFELEHFDEALLYMKKQYGWKNINYRIRNQSSIINTDFEIDENLLNNMIKYDLELYSAIKTRRFKRKSFIDRFFGDKSHLI from the coding sequence ATGATTTTCTTTTTACATATTCCAAAAACAGCTGGCACTACTTTTTACGATGTAGTAAAAAATAATCACGTACAATTATTGAAACCAAAAATAGATGAATCGCCTGTAAATTATTTAAACACTAATCTTGTGTATAATAATACAGCTATACGTTTGCCCGGGGGGTACAACTCGGCACCTCAAACACTTCGAATTATTGAAAAACTTTCCTCTGGTGTTTTAAAGAAAATTGCATTTATTGGTGGGCATGTAGGTTATGGTTTTCATGAAAACTACAGTGAAGAAATCCAATATATTTCATTTGTTAGACATCCAAGAGAACGATTGTTTTCAGATTACAAAGAACATTGTAAAAAAGGCAGATATTTTTATGAAGATTTGCGTGAAAATAATTTTGAATTCAATGCATACTTAAAACAAGTTAAAAAGGATGGTTTAGATAATATCCTTACCAGACAATTGGCAGGGCCATTTGATTTTTTTTTAAACGAAAGAAGACCTACTGATAAAGCATTATTAGAACGCGCAAAAGAAAATTGTAATTCTATTCTTTTTTTTGAATTGGAACATTTTGATGAAGCATTACTTTATATGAAAAAACAATATGGTTGGAAAAATATAAATTATCGAATAAGAAATCAGTCAAGTATAATTAATACAGATTTTGAAATTGATGAGAACCTTTTAAACAACATGATTAAATATGATTTAGAACTTTATTCTGCAATTAAGACTAGAAGGTTTAAGCGAAAATCTTTTATAGATAGATTTTTTGGTGATAAAAGCCATTTAATATGA
- a CDS encoding acyltransferase family protein has translation MFGILRTLLAINVVLLHIFNVPTLGNYSVSFFFLLSGFLMTLIMHETYGYSFKGFNFFWLNRILRLYPTYLIILVVTIIAIIIFPQLIRHPDLFMPKGGIEWIANITMIYPNVVPHRIEPRLVPPSWALTNELFFYCLISFGISKTFKRTFIWLTLSVLYFIGTYYFYNIATYRYSAIFASSLPFAMGASLYWITKTRTLINVRLFTILLVYILFVLNALFGHRYGFFLKELAIYFNMLIAFVLVYLLYTFKINQRIKKIDSYLGYYSYPIYLSHYLIAIFYSGIIGYGLIEGSFKLKMTAIIPYSLVLLLFCFFIVHLIDKNIDAYKRKLKKQELKK, from the coding sequence ATGTTCGGAATTTTAAGAACCTTATTGGCCATTAATGTAGTATTGCTTCACATTTTTAATGTGCCCACTTTGGGCAATTATTCTGTTTCTTTCTTTTTTCTGCTTTCGGGTTTTTTGATGACATTGATAATGCATGAAACGTATGGCTATTCTTTTAAAGGGTTTAATTTTTTTTGGCTTAATAGAATTCTAAGATTATACCCTACATATTTAATTATTTTAGTTGTTACTATTATAGCTATAATTATTTTCCCTCAGCTAATTAGACATCCCGATTTATTCATGCCAAAGGGAGGAATAGAATGGATTGCCAATATTACAATGATATATCCAAATGTTGTACCACATAGAATAGAACCCAGATTAGTGCCACCTTCATGGGCCTTAACTAATGAACTATTCTTTTATTGTTTAATTTCTTTTGGAATTTCAAAAACTTTTAAAAGAACTTTTATTTGGTTAACACTAAGTGTTTTATATTTTATTGGCACATATTATTTTTATAATATAGCGACTTATAGATACAGTGCAATTTTTGCATCTAGTCTGCCTTTTGCTATGGGGGCTTCTCTTTATTGGATAACTAAAACAAGAACTTTAATAAATGTAAGGCTTTTTACTATACTTTTAGTTTATATTTTATTTGTTTTAAATGCCTTATTTGGCCATAGATATGGTTTTTTTTTAAAAGAACTTGCTATCTACTTTAATATGCTTATAGCTTTTGTTTTGGTCTATCTATTATATACTTTTAAGATAAATCAAAGGATTAAAAAAATTGATTCTTATTTAGGTTATTATAGCTATCCCATTTATTTATCTCATTACTTGATTGCGATTTTTTATTCGGGGATCATAGGATATGGATTAATTGAAGGAAGTTTTAAATTAAAAATGACGGCAATAATTCCATATTCCTTAGTATTATTACTTTTCTGTTTTTTTATTGTACACCTTATTGATAAAAATATTGACGCTTATAAACGAAAATTAAAAAAGCAGGAGCTTAAAAAATAA
- a CDS encoding DUF6625 family protein produces MMGKIIMIVPYLGKWPFWIDAYLVTIAKNPTINWLFITDCKIPIEYPENASFIKTTQEEFNRKIDTFFKTTIPLAPRKICDLRPAFGDLFSEYLMDCDFWGYCDMDIVWGNIRAFITQDDLKKYDIISSRINNTSGHFTIFKNNCEVNSLYKSIPEFKDKLAMVKLQRMDEDVFTDFLWNKLDSESSLRIKWDTILCNQENDRDSHQEYYLDKWLWKDGKMLEFKNGKPVNEVMYLHFINWKRTMRFSEIKYHDNPHKFYISYSGMHYKAHSRMTIALNGLKNLFDGYYMRLNKKKINKKLSKLKRKIIKRF; encoded by the coding sequence ATGATGGGTAAAATAATAATGATAGTTCCATATTTGGGCAAATGGCCATTTTGGATTGATGCCTATTTAGTTACCATTGCCAAGAATCCCACAATTAATTGGTTGTTTATAACCGATTGTAAAATACCTATTGAATACCCAGAAAATGCAAGTTTTATAAAAACTACTCAAGAAGAATTTAATAGAAAAATAGATACATTTTTTAAAACTACAATTCCACTTGCCCCTAGAAAAATATGCGATTTGCGGCCTGCTTTTGGAGATTTATTTTCGGAGTATTTAATGGATTGTGATTTTTGGGGCTATTGTGATATGGATATTGTTTGGGGCAATATTCGGGCTTTTATAACTCAAGATGACTTAAAAAAATATGATATTATTTCAAGTAGAATAAACAATACTTCGGGGCACTTTACTATTTTCAAAAATAATTGTGAAGTAAACTCACTTTATAAGTCTATTCCGGAATTCAAAGACAAACTTGCTATGGTTAAGCTGCAACGTATGGATGAGGATGTTTTTACCGATTTTTTATGGAATAAATTAGATTCAGAATCTAGCTTAAGGATAAAATGGGACACTATTCTCTGCAACCAAGAAAACGATCGCGACTCCCACCAAGAATACTATCTTGACAAATGGCTTTGGAAGGATGGCAAAATGTTGGAGTTTAAAAACGGAAAACCTGTTAATGAAGTAATGTATCTTCATTTTATCAATTGGAAACGGACAATGAGGTTTAGCGAGATAAAATATCACGACAATCCACATAAGTTTTATATAAGCTATTCAGGGATGCATTATAAAGCGCACTCAAGAATGACCATTGCATTAAATGGATTAAAGAATTTATTTGATGGGTATTATATGAGATTAAACAAAAAAAAAATTAATAAAAAATTAAGCAAGTTAAAAAGAAAAATAATTAAACGGTTTTAA
- a CDS encoding glycosyltransferase family 2 protein, protein MESNSLISVIIPTYNRAHVLDATLKSIENQTYRLWECIVVDDGSTDGTASLVNSFLQRDPRFQYIHRPTSRPKGPSACRNYGYEHSKGEYIQWFDSDDLMHPEKLKVKLEFALKKEAEVIIDDHSESDIFQAPQIINTECFTSAEFYIDFILGKKPVITNDVMLKRAIINEERFDEHLWKGEEFEFFGRIFQQKLTYCFLDVALTCYRISPDSISISPKQSESLIYLSKILQKRHFENPLIVAKAKRQGRKTYKTLIKANKLNWILSDFKFFKECYHKSTMVFMLYIAYNTITKRGFDKMKPKNDG, encoded by the coding sequence ATGGAATCCAATTCCCTTATATCTGTAATAATCCCAACCTATAATAGGGCCCATGTGCTCGATGCTACCTTAAAATCCATTGAAAACCAAACCTATCGGTTATGGGAATGCATTGTTGTAGATGATGGAAGTACAGACGGAACCGCAAGCCTTGTAAATAGCTTTTTGCAACGTGACCCAAGATTTCAATATATCCATAGACCGACTAGTAGGCCTAAAGGCCCTAGTGCGTGTAGAAACTATGGATATGAACATAGTAAAGGAGAGTATATACAGTGGTTTGATAGTGATGATTTGATGCACCCTGAAAAACTTAAAGTAAAACTGGAGTTTGCTTTAAAGAAAGAAGCAGAGGTTATTATTGACGACCATTCGGAAAGTGATATTTTCCAAGCTCCCCAAATTATAAATACGGAATGTTTTACTTCAGCGGAATTTTATATTGATTTTATCCTTGGGAAAAAACCGGTAATTACCAATGATGTGATGCTTAAAAGAGCAATTATAAATGAGGAGCGGTTTGATGAGCATTTATGGAAAGGGGAGGAATTTGAATTTTTTGGAAGGATATTTCAACAAAAACTTACCTATTGTTTTTTAGATGTTGCGCTAACTTGTTATCGTATTTCGCCAGACTCTATTTCAATATCGCCAAAGCAGTCAGAATCATTAATTTATCTTTCAAAGATATTACAGAAAAGACATTTTGAAAATCCACTTATTGTAGCAAAAGCAAAAAGGCAGGGAAGAAAAACCTATAAAACCTTAATAAAAGCAAATAAGCTTAATTGGATTTTAAGTGATTTTAAATTCTTTAAGGAATGTTACCATAAATCTACAATGGTATTTATGCTTTACATTGCGTACAATACAATAACCAAAAGAGGATTTGATAAAATGAAACCGAAGAATGATGGGTAA